The following proteins come from a genomic window of Leptospira barantonii:
- a CDS encoding response regulator — protein sequence MSINTKAQAKILIVDDEAANLQVLKQILSSDYQLFFAKDGYKGIELAKSEKPNIILLDVMMPGITGHETCKILRAEPSTSRIPVIFVTAMTEEEDEAEGFDAGAVDYITKPISSAIVKARVKTHLSLVRNEELRETRLQIIQRLGLAAEYKDNETGLHVIRMSHYSRIIALASGFSPDCAEDLLHASPMHDIGKIGIPDHILQKQGKLTPEEWAVMQKHPAIGAEIIGDHDSRLLQLAKTIAQSHHEKWNGSGYPNALREDEIPVEARIVALADVFDALTTKRPYKKAWEISDAIEYIRNESGKHFDPNLIPVFLDVMPKLLEVKERWAES from the coding sequence ATGAGTATAAATACGAAAGCACAAGCTAAGATTCTTATCGTAGACGACGAGGCCGCGAATCTTCAAGTTTTGAAGCAAATTTTGAGTTCCGATTATCAGCTATTCTTCGCCAAAGACGGTTACAAAGGAATCGAACTCGCGAAGTCAGAAAAACCGAATATCATTCTTTTGGATGTGATGATGCCCGGGATCACGGGCCATGAAACTTGTAAGATACTTCGAGCCGAACCTTCCACCTCGAGAATCCCGGTGATCTTCGTTACGGCGATGACCGAAGAAGAAGACGAGGCGGAAGGTTTCGACGCGGGCGCCGTGGATTACATCACCAAACCGATCAGTTCCGCGATTGTAAAGGCCAGAGTAAAAACTCATCTTTCCTTAGTCCGTAACGAGGAACTGAGAGAAACAAGACTTCAAATCATTCAGAGGCTCGGTCTTGCGGCAGAATATAAGGATAACGAAACCGGTCTTCACGTGATTCGAATGAGTCATTATTCTCGCATCATCGCTCTTGCTTCGGGTTTTTCTCCCGATTGTGCGGAGGATCTTCTGCACGCTTCGCCGATGCATGATATCGGTAAGATCGGTATTCCCGATCATATATTACAAAAACAAGGTAAACTGACTCCGGAAGAATGGGCCGTGATGCAAAAACATCCCGCGATCGGAGCGGAGATTATAGGCGATCACGATTCCAGGCTTTTGCAGTTGGCCAAGACGATCGCGCAGAGCCATCACGAAAAATGGAACGGTTCCGGTTATCCCAACGCGCTCCGAGAGGACGAGATTCCGGTCGAAGCCCGCATCGTTGCGTTAGCCGACGTCTTCGACGCGCTGACTACAAAACGTCCTTATAAAAAAGCTTGGGAAATTTCCGATGCGATCGAATACATTCGAAACGAATCTGGCAAACATTTCGACCCGAATCTGATTCCTGTTTTTCTCGACGTGATGCCGAAACTTCTCGAAGTGAAAGAACGTTGGGCGGAGAGCTGA